CACATATGCACTTACATTATGATGTTAGTACATCAAAACTACTATTACAACACAAAATAGGAAATAGGATAAACAatacatataatataaattagatgGGGATGGCCCTGGTGACTTTAGGGTATACAACAGTGGCAGGATGACCCATTATTCTGCGACCCTTCCTGTGCTTAAAGACATACACAAGAGCCCCCACCGGCCATTCCACCACCGCCGCCGCGACAAACGCCACAAACCCAAGTGTAGGCCCCACCACCTTACACCTACAAGGGTTGCTTCTTGTGCCACATTGCACGCAAATTGGAACCCCCATTCCAaccattttcaatttcaatcaaaataaattagCTAGAGAGCTACTAAGTATTTTTGTTTGATGCTTAAATTTGTTGAAGTTATCGTTCTTCTTGTGTTGGAGTTTATGGGACTTTGTTTGTGTTCTTAACTTTTATAATGTTTGGGTGTGGTGATGTGTTAATGCTACGTGTCTGCAGCTTAAGATTATTGGTGCACGTGTCGTCACTTTCTTTGGTTGTTTGACACGTGCTTTGCCTCTTTTCTTCCTTGCgttttttgataagctttttaatttttatagatACCCAACATACAAGTGACAAGTTCCCACATGATTGCAGTAATAATCAATATATTTTGATGAGAAACAAATGATTCAAGCAAGTTCACATGTCGGCAACAAGTTAAGTACACGTACGCATTCATGCCAAGTTCCGACTTTATTTAAAATCgaatttttaggtttttttattttttatttttattttttttatctaaaacaTT
This portion of the Trifolium pratense cultivar HEN17-A07 linkage group LG3, ARS_RC_1.1, whole genome shotgun sequence genome encodes:
- the LOC123918262 gene encoding uncharacterized protein LOC123918262 isoform X2 gives rise to the protein MVGTRSNPCRCKVVGPTLGFVAFVAAAVVEWPVGALVYVFKHRKGRRIMGHPATVVYPKVTRAIPI
- the LOC123918262 gene encoding uncharacterized protein LOC123918262 isoform X1 translates to MVGMGVPICVQCGTRSNPCRCKVVGPTLGFVAFVAAAVVEWPVGALVYVFKHRKGRRIMGHPATVVYPKVTRAIPI
- the LOC123918262 gene encoding uncharacterized protein LOC123918262 isoform X3, coding for MVGTRSNPCRCKVVGPTLGFVAFVAAAVVEWPVGALVYVFKHRKGRRIMGHPATVVYPKVTRAIPI